ATCTGCCCGGTTGGGATCAGATGATCCTCAACGGGGACGTAGGTTTCCGCCGCGATTTCGAGCTGGTGATCCAGAATTGTATTGCTGCCGTCGAGATTGAAATAACTGTGTTGCGACAAGTTGACCGGAGTGGTCTGGTCGGTAGTTGCCGACAACTTCACCCGCAACGCACCCGAGCCTGTCAGGGTGTACCGGACCAGCGCCTCAACGCGTCCCGGATAACCCATATCCTCGTCCTCTGACACGAGCTTGAGCAATACGCTCGCTTTGTCGCTTTGTTCAATTTGCCAGTTTCGCTGCGAGAACCCTTTAGAGCCTCCATGGAGGTGATGGCCGTTGTCATTCTGATCCAAATGATACGCACGCCCGTCGATCGCAATCTTGCCATTTGCGATCCGGTTCGCACACCGGCCGACGATTGCGCCGAAATACGGAGAGTGATCCAGATAGTCCTGTAAATTGTCAAAGCCCAAGACGACTGACTGACCGGCAAATTTCAAGTCCCGGATGATAGCGCCGAAGGTCAGTACGGAGGCCTCAAGATCGCCCTTCTTCAAGGTGATCTCCTCAACGGATTTACCATCCGGAAGAACACCGAATTCCTGTATCATTAAGAAAACTCCTGGAGAAAAACAAAAAAGGCGGCGAGGATTTCGCCGCCTTTCTCAAGCCAAGTCAAGACTTTAGAGCGTCTGATTGTATTCGCCAACTTCGGGATTTTCCCGCAGAACCGCATCAACAGCCTTGAACATTTCATGAAGCCGCACTTCCGAAGCCGGACTTTCGACCACGACGACAAGCTCCGGCTTGTTCGAAGAGGCCCGCACGAGGCCCCAGGTGCCGTCTTCGCTGACAACGCGGATACCGTTGACGGTGATCAGATCTGTAATGGACTGCCCGGCAATTTTCTCGCCAGCGCCATGCATCTCCTTAAACCGGGCAACAACCCGGTCAACGACATCGTATTTCACTTCGTCAGCACATTTCGGCGACATGGTCGGCGAGCCCCAGGTCTTGGGCAAATCCCTCCGCAGATCTGCCATGGACTTGTCCGGGTTGCGGTCGAGCATGTCGAGAATGGCGATTGCGGACACCAGGCCATCATCATAACCGCGGCCGATCGGCTTGTTGAAGAAATAGTGTCCGGACTTCTCAAAACCGACGATTGCATCGAGCTCGGTAACCCGGCGCTTGATGTAAGAGTGACCGGTCTTGAAATAGTCGGTCTTGGCGCCGTTGGCCTGAAGCACTGGATCTGTGTTGAACAGACCGGTCGACTTTACGTCGACAACGAACTGGCTGTTTGGATGCAATGCCGAGATATCGCGGGCTAGCATAACACCGACCTTGTCGGCGAAAATCTCTTCGCCTTCATTGTCGACAACGCCGCAACGGTCTCCGTCTCCGTCAAACCCGAGACCGACATCCGCGCCAACTTCCAGAACCTTGTCCCGCAGAGCATGAAGCATCTTCATGTCTTCCGGGTTTGGGTTGTAACGCGGAAACGTGTGGTCAAGTTCGGCATCAAGCGGAATAACTTCCGCGCCAAGTGCTTCCAGGATTTTTGGCGCAAAGGCACCCGCTGTCCCATTGCCGCAAGCTGCGACCACCTTGATCGGTTTTTTCAGTTTTGCGCGGTCGGTCAGCTCCTTGAAGTAGACATCTGCAAAGCCGTCGACAAACTTGTAGCTTCCGCCACCTTTCAAATCAAAGGCCGCGTCCAAAACGATTTCCTTAAGCCGGCCCATCTCGTCCGGACCGAAAGTGAGTGGGCGGTCGATGCCCATTTTCACGCCGGTCCAGCCATTGTCGTTGTGGGACGCCGTGATCATCGCAACGGCCGGGACATCGAGTGCAAACTGCGCGAAATAAGCCATTGGCGACAAAGCCAGGCCGATGTCGTGAACGTTTACACCCGCTGCCAGAAGTCCGTTGACCACCGCCATCTTGATCGATGCGGAGTAGCCGCGGAAATCATGCCCAACGACGATATCGGGGCGCACGCCGCGCTCATGAATGAGCGTGCCGATACCCATACCGAGCGCCTGCATTCCCATCAGGTTGATTTCTTTTTCGAATAACCAACGCGCATCGTATTCGCGGAAGCCGGTTGGCTTCACCAGCGGTAGCGTTTCATATTCATAGGTGTTCGGTGTAAGGGCAGGTCTTGGCTTCGGAAACATGCAGTCCTCTAAAAGCTTTGGCATCTAATTGGTGTATAGGAGGCCATTGTGACAGCAAAGACAAATCTACTGGATCAGTACTAGGGTGCCGTTCGAAATGTCAAACCGGTCCAGCTTGTTGAGGGCCGTCATACCTAGCAACGGGATCGACAGACTGCTGTCTTGCAACACCAATGCCTCAATGTTTCTCAGGTTGATCCGGCCGATCTGCAGCCGGTCTATCACAGCGCGAGCGCCATAAGTGGTTCCGTTGGCGGTACTGACCCGAAGTTTGAAATCGTCGTTTGCCGGGAAAATACCGACAATCCGCGCGACTGAAACCGGCAGAACCGTCGCGGATGCGCCCGTATCAACCAGCATTTCGTGCATGTGACCGTTCAGATGAACGTCGGCTACAAACTGCCCGCTTCGGTTTGCCGATATCCGATGCCGGCGTTCACCGGTCTCTGACGAGGCATTAGAAGTTGCAGCTGCAGTCTCACTTGTCTGGTTGTTTTGATGTTCAACCCATAAGGGGACGATAGGTGCAAGTGCTGCGCACAAAACCAGGACGATGAGAAAACGATACATGGGCCGCCTCGTTTGCCGGAGGCCTAGCGCTATCACAACAACCTTATCGCACCGTAAAGCGTTCTAGGTTCAGTTTAGACAACCGAACATCCGTCCAATTCGGCTGACGCAAAAGAAAAACGCGGCGCCCTTAGCACCGCGTTAAAAGGCAAAAGATCTTGGGAGTTATTTGGTGCCGTACATCCGGTCACCAGCGTCTCCAAGACCTGGCACGATGTAGCCCTTTTCGTTGAGCTTCTCATCAATGGAAGCCGTGTAGATTGGAACGTCCGGCTGTTTCTCGTTAAATTTCGCCACACCTTCAGGAGATGCCAGCAGGCACAGGAACCGGATATTGTTTGCGCCGCGTTCTTTCAGTTTATCAACTGCTGCAATGGCCGAGTTACCGGTCGCCAGCATTGGGTCGACAACAATCACGAGACGTTCGTTCAGATCTTCCGGAGCCTTGAAATAGTATTCAACCGGCTCAAGGGTTTCCGGATCACGGTACAGGCCCACGTGGGCGACGCGTGCAGACGGCACGAGATCAAGCATTCCTTCCAATAGACCATTACCGGCGCGCAGGACGGATGCAAATACAAGCTTCTTGCCCGCCAGTGACGGTGCCTGCATCTCGGCAAGCGGCGTTTCGATGGTCTGGCGAACAAGCGGCAAATCGCGGGTCACTTCGTAACACAGCAGCGTCGAAATCTCGCGCAGGAGACGCCGGAACCCCTGAGTTGACGTTCCCTTGTCACGCATGATGGTGAGTTTGTGCTGGACCAGCGGATGGCTGATGACATTTGCTCCGGACATATCTGCCTCTCTTTGTGTGGGCCGCATCCGATAGCGGGCGGTCTTCCGTTTGTTTGATGTTGTGGACCTATGCCCCGAACGGCAACCAAAAAATAGAGCCCGGGTTCATGATTTTTTCCAGTTTTTCCCGCAAGTCCTGGTTTTCGGAGACTATCGCGGCTCCAGCCCGGCTGGTTCCCCCTTCCAGGATGCAGGACAACGGCAATTGCTCTTGCTCAACATCCAGTTCCTTTCGCAGCATGGCCGCAAGTCTATCCGTCAATGCAATCGTGACAGCGCGCACTTCCGTGTGGCGGTCCAAGGCCTGATCATCAGACAAGTCGCCAGTTTCGGATTTAAAACCGAGCACACCGGTGTTCACGAACAAACCGGCGTGCTCTGCATCGCTGGGTCCTGTCAGCGTATCAAGCTCATCCACCTCGTATCCGGCCCAGGCCAGCGGCTCAACAAGGGAATAGACCATTCTCTGGGCAATTAGATGAAAGGGCACAATCTCCTGATTTGCGGAATTAGCCTTCACAGAATGGGCAAAACTGTCTCCAAACGCCACGTCCCGCTCGGCGGCACCACCCTCCCAAAGCGGCGCAAGGCTTTGGAGCAAACGGTCGAGCAGAACCGTGGCATCGACCGAACCCCATCCTTCGCTGCCAACCTTTACAACGAGATTTCCAGGACGCGTGGATTGACCTTCGCCGAAAAGATCGGGCCGCAAGGCAAGGGCTTCGCCAAACCGCTTTAGTTGGCGCTGCAGGTGTTTTAAAAACTCTTCCTCCTGCTCGGCACTGATCTGAAGTCCGGTGGCCAGTTCTTCGATTTCAAGACGGATCATCGCGTCTGCATCAACCCGGAACGGATCGACAGGATCGGAGGAAAACGAGCCTGCGGCGAACATGTTGATGACCGCCAAAGCCGTGGCTTCCCGACCGGTTGCAACAGTTCCGGCCATCGTGTCTTCGTATGACCAGCCCTGAGGTGTTTTCACATCCATATAAGCCGCGAGAATTGCCAGGTCCGATGCCGCTGCAAGAAGCTCATCCGCCGACTGAAAATTTCGCGCCGACGCAAGCGCGCTCCACCGATCAACGCCCCCTGCTTCAAACAACCGCCAGACTCCGTAGGGCGGGATCTGGAAATCAGGATAGGCCTGCTTGGCAGTTTCAAGAACCTCAATCAAGGCCTGATCCAGTTTGCTGATGTCAACGGTCACATGGTCCAGATGATCAGCAAGTGCACGATCCAGAAGGGTGTTCGCGACTGAGCGAACGCGTTCGGCCTTGAAGGTTTCCAACAGGCCGCTGTCGTTTTGGGCTTTGGTGGTCATGGTCGCTAACTGCCAATCTTTGCGCTGTCGAGACGGGTCAGCAACCGGTTGCGGGTACTGTCGTCACAAAACGCGGCCATGATGGCCGTCCGGCTGATCTCCATTTGATCGTCTCTTGTCCAGCCGAATGTCTCCGTGACAGACGCATACTCTTTGCCGAGTGTTGTGCCAAAAAAGGGCGGGTCATCCGAATTCAGAGTGACCTTGACGCCTTCTTTCCGAAGCATGTTCACCGGGTGGAAGCGTAAGACGGAATAAACGCCGAGCGCGATGTTCGACCCCGGACACACTTCCAAGACAATGTCTTCATCGGCAAGCCGTTTCACAAGATCCCGATCTTCAATGGCCCGCACGCCATGCCCAAGACGCTTGACCCGCAAGAACTCCAGGGCTGCGGTGATGCTTTCCGGCCCGCCAAATTCCCCGGCATGGGCTGTTGTACCCAACCCGGCATCGGCTGCCATGCGGAACGCCTTGGCAAAGTTTGCCGGATGTCCAGAGCGTTCATCCCCTGCCAAGCCAAATCCGGTGACCAGGGGATGCGGATTGCCAATCACTTCCTTGACGACGCGTTCGACGGAGGCTGTGCCGAAATGCCGTACACCGATTGCAATCATCCGGCCGTCTATGGCCGTATCGATTTTTGCCCGTTCGATCCCGGCCGCAAGGCCCTCCACATAGGACCGGTAGGAAAGACCGGCGGCCTGTGCGTGGTCGGGCGAAATGAAAATCTCGCCGTAAATCGCACCTTCCGCTGCAAGCATCCGGAAATATGTCTCGGCAAGAAGCGCGTAGTCAGCCGGTGTCTTGAAGACGGAACTGGCGGTATCATAGGCTTTTAGGAACGAGGTGAAATCGCACCAGACATACTGTCCCTTGCCGTCAATCACCTCTGAGACATCGACGCCATGCTGATCAGCGAGCTGACGGACGAGACGTGGAGGAGCGGCCCCTTCAATGTGGCAGTGAAGTTCGACCTTTGGGACCGCGAGGGTCTCGTCCTTACCTTTTGGAGCCACTTTCGTCCGCTGTCCTTCTTTTACAGGAAACTGGTTCCATGCGGGCCTTGGTCGATCCCAAGATGATCCGCAACGCTCTCCCCAATATCGGCGTAGGTCTTGCGCCTGCCAATACCCTTGCCCGCAATGCCCGGTCCCGTGGCGATCACAGGAACATGTTCACGGGTATGATCCGTCCCGCGCCAGGTCGGGTCGCATCCGTGATCAGCCGTCAGGATTAGGAGGTCACCCTCCCGCATTTTGGCAATCATGTCCGGAAGACGTCCGTCAAAGTGCTCCAATGCCGCTGCATACCCCGGAACATCGCGGCGATGCCCATAAAGGGAATCGAAGTCGATGAAGTTGGCGAAGATCATGTCGCCATCTTGCGCCAGATCCATGGCTTCAAGGGTCTTGTCAAAAAGCTGATCATTGCCAGCGCCCTTCAGGACCTTAGCGACTCCCTGATGCGCAAAGATGTCGGAGATTTTTCCAATGCCATAAACAGTCCGGCCGTCAACAGTCAGCCGATCAAGCAATGTTGGCTCAGGTGGCAAAACGGAATAATCGCGGCGGTTGGCCGTGCGCTCAAACGTATCAGCGCTGTCGCCGAGAAAAGGACGCGCAATCACGCGGCCGATGTTATACGGATCCGCAAATTCGCGCGTGATTTTGCAAAGGTCATAGAGTTTCTCCAGGCCGAAATGCTCTTCGTGAGTGGCGATCTGAATGACCGAGTCAGCGGAAGTGTAGAAGATCGGCTTCCCGGTCTTGACATGCTCCTCCCCGAGTTCTGCGATGATCTCGGTCCCGGACGCATGTTTGTCGCCCAGGATGCCATTCAATCCGGCTTTTTCGCTGATCTTGGAAATCAGCTCCTTCGGAAATGTCGGGATCGTTTCCGGGAAATAGCCCCAGTCGAACCGGACTGGTACGCCCGCGATTTCCCAGTGCCCGGACGGGGTATCCTTGCCGTTCGAGACTTCGGCCGCATAACCCCAAAGTCCTTCCGGCTCACCAGAATAGGTCAAACCGGGGACGTCTTCACCGGTGGACAGACGGCCGGCCGCACCAAGCCCGAGGCGGTCCATATTCGGGACCGACAACGGACCAGAGCGAAGGCCGTCCTTGTCGCCCTTTCCCGCCGCGCAATGCTGCGCAATGTGGCCAAGGGTATCCGACCCCACATCGCCAAAGGCGTCCGCGTCCGCCGCGCCGCCAATCCCGAAACTGTCCAGTACGCACAAGATCGCACGGGGCATGAGTATCTCCTCATTATTGTTGCCGGCAGGTTCTGCCGGAACGAGCCGGGTTTTGCTCCCGGCCCGGCCGCGGTTACGGCGCGATGCGCTCTACAACACTCGGACGATCCATGACGTCCTTTGCTGAACCGACGGTGTAGGCTGCGCGCAATGCGATCGCAGCTGCTTCTGCTTCTTCTTCATTGCGGGCATGCACGATTGCAAGCGGGCTGTCCGCGTCAACCGAATTGCCCACACCTGCAAGGCTTGTGAAACCGACAGATGGGTCGATCACGTCAGCAGCAGCTTTACGTCCGCCACCAAGTGCGACAACGGCAACCCCGACACCGCGCGCGTCGATTTCCGTAACGACGCCGTCCTCAAACGGGTAGACCGGTGCCTCGAAATTGGCTTTTGCAAGATAGAGTTCCGGCTTCTCCATGAAGTCGGCAGGCCCACCAAGCGCGCTCACCATTTCGGCGAACTTTTCTGCGGCCTTGCCACTCTCAAAAGCTGTCCGCATCATATCACATCCAGCCTCGGCATCAGGCGCGAGGCCACCGCTTGCAAGCAGTTCACCGCCTTGCGCAACAGTGACGTCCCAAAGCCGGTTGTCGATGGCCGTCCCTTTCAGGAAATCGACAGCGTTCTGCATCTCGATCGCATTGCCCGCGGCAGACGCCAAGGGCTCATTCATGTCGGTGAGCAGAGCGGTTGTTTTGAGGCCTGCGCCGTTGGCGACCAAGACAAGGCTCTCGGCAAGTGCGCGCGCTTCTTCAAGCGTTGCCATGAACGCGCCGCTGCCCCACTTCACATCGAGCACAAGCCCTTGAAGACCCGCTGCCAGTTTCTTGGACAAAATGGACGCGGTGATCAGGTCAATGCTCTCAACCGTCGCGGTCACATCCCGGATGCCATAAAAGCGCTTGTCGGCCGGAGCAAGATTGCCAGTCTGACCGATCACGGCACAGCCGACTTCCTTCACGACCTTCTTGAAAAGTGGATTGTCCGGCTGTGTCTTGTAACCCGGAATGCTGTCGAACTTGTCGAGTGTGCCGCCGGTATGTCCAAGACCACGGCCGGAGATCATAGGGACAGCTGCACCGCAAGCCGCAAGTGCCGGAGCCAGCATCAGCGAAACGTTGTCCCCCACACCGCCGGTGGAGTGTTTATCAAGAACCGGAGCTTCAATGTCGGACCAGTCCAGAACATCGCCGCTGTCACGCATGGCGAGCGTCAGAGCGACACGCTCATCAATGGTGAGTCCCTTGAAAAAGACCGCCATGGCAAGGGCGGAAACTTGACCTTCGGTGACAGAACCGTCGGCCAGGCCCTTTACGAAGAACGCTATCTCTTCAGAGGACAGCGAACCGCCGTCCCGTTTTTTCCGGATGAGCTCTTGTGGCAGCATCTTAGTATCCTTCACCTACTGCGGCTTCTTGGCCTTCTATCGTTGCCGTAAGAGCGTCGAGCAACCCGCTCGCGCCAAAACGGAAGGTTGAGGCGGACACCCAGTTGTGTCCCATGATCTTGTCTGCAAGCGCGAGGTAGGCAGCCGCATCCGATGCGGTTTTGATCCCGCCGGCGGGTTTAAAGCCGATGACACGCTCAGCGTTGTCCCGCCGCGCTTCCTCGATGGCCGTCAGCATGATCTCAGCTGCTTCCAGTGTTGCGTTGACCGCAACCTTGCCCGTGGAGGTCTTGATGAAGTCCGCGCCAGCTGCGATCGCAACATTGGACGCGGCATGGATCAGGAGCGGATCCTTGATCTCGCCTGTCTCGAGAATCACCTTCAAGATGGCAGGTTCTGGGATCGCGGCCTTGACCTGAATGATCTGCTCTTCGGCGAACCCTTTACGGCCCTCGACAAACGTCCGGTAAGGCATGACAAGATCAATCTCATCCGCACCATCGGCAATCGCCTGGCGAGTTTCAGCTACCACAGCTTGCGTGTCTTCACCGCCAGCCGGGAAGTTAACGACTGTCGCAACCTTGACCCCAGTTCCGGCGAGTTCCTTGACAGCCTGCGCTACGAAACGGGGCCACACGCATACGGCAGCAACGGCGCCATACGGGGTTACCGTGCGATTTGTCAAAGCCGTAATATCTTCAGCCGTGCAATCGTCATTCAGGTTGGTCAAATCCACAAGGCCAAGGGCCCGTTTGGCGGTTTCAATCATATCGGTCATTGGCCGACCTCTTTTACAAATGCACGGACGAGCTGCTTCATCCGTTCCATGCCTGTAAGCGCGACGGACTTGGTTTCGTCGTGCGACAAGGCATGGGTTTGCATGCCAGCACCATAGTTGGTGATGATGGACATCGCTGCGACGCGCATGCCTAGGAACCGGGCCATAATAACTTCCGGGACGGTCGACATGCCGACCGCATCTCCGCCCAGCATTTTAGCCATGCGGATTTCGGCAGGTGTCTCAAATGACGGGCCGGAGAACCACATGTAGACGCCTTCCGCGACAGGGTCGCCGGTTTCCTCGGCAACTTTCTTCATTGCCTCACGAAGGTCCTGATCATAGGCCGCGCTCATGTCGAGGAATCGCTTCTCATCCTCTTCGCCGATCAGCGGGTTTTTGCCAGACCAATTGATATGATCCGAAATGACCATCGGACTTCCGGGAGCGACTTCTTCGCGCAAGGACCCGGCCGCATTGGTCGCAAGAAGGATTTCGCAGCCGAGCTCCTTCAAGGTTTCAACCGGCGTCCGCATGACCGTCGGATCGCCGCCTTCATAATAGTGCGCGCGGCCAGACAGGATGACTACAGGAACACCGGCAAGTGTGCCGGCAACCAGCTCGCTGGAATGCGATGTTACTGTGGACACCGGAAACTCGGTCAGATGAGCATAAGGAATGCGGACCGCATCCTCGACCTCTTCCGCCAGGGTTCCGAGCCCAGACCCCAGGATCATGCCAATTTTATAGGAGCCCTCGCGGGCGGCGCGCACAATATCCGCGCACTCACGGCCATAACCACTCATGGTGGATCAGTCCTTCTTGTCTTCTAGTTCAAATGCTGCCGGCAGCAATTCATCAAGTGTGAAGCTGCGGCGGATGCCGTCGAGGTCCGCAACATGGACCACAAGATTTTCAGTTCCGAACTCCGCAAACCGCTGACGGCACATGCCGCACGGCGTGCACAGGGCCGCATCGCCAATCACGACCGCTTCTTCGATTTCCCGGTAACCAGCTGCAATCATAGCACTGGCTGCTCCGCCTTCTGCGCAAACGCTAACAGGATAGGATGCATTCTCTACATTGCAGCCGGTGAAAATCGCCCCATCCGGAGTGCGGAATGCTGCCCCAACCAAGAAGTTGGAGTAAGGGGCGTACGCCTTTTCGCGCACAGCTTTGGCTGCCTCGAACAGCTTGTCCAGATCGCTCATGACCGCTCCTTCAGATACGGAATACCAGCAGCTTTCGGCGGGATCGCTTTCCCGATGAAGCCAGCAAGCAGGATGACCGTCAGGATGTATGGAAGCGCCTGGAAGAACTGGACCGGGATCTCGCCAATGCCCGGGACCTCCTGTCCTTGCATGCGGATCGCCGTTGCATCGAGGAACCCAAAGAGCAGGCAAGCAAACATTGCGCTCGCAGGCCGCCACTTGGCGAAGATCAGCGCTGCAAGTGCAATAAAGCCCTTACCGGCGGTCATGTCCTTGATGAAACCGGCAGACTGAGCGATCGACAGATAGCTGCCCGCGAGCCCGCAGAGAATACCGCATGCAATCACGGCCCGGTAGCGAAGCCAGGTTACCGAAATACCAGCCGTGTCCACGGCGGCCGGGTTTTCACCCACCGCGCGCAAACGCAAGCCAAAGCGCGTGCGGAACAGCACCCACCAGGTGATCGGCACGGCAACAAAGGCGGCATAGACCAGAATGTTATGGCCGGACAAAAGCTCCGCATAAATTGGACCAATGATCGGCACATCACGAACCTGTTCAGCGCCCGGCAAGACGATGTTGCGGAATCGGCCATCCCCTTGAAGCGACGGGGTCCGTCCCCCCTGACTGAACCAGGTTTGTCCGAGCAGGGCCGTCAAACCGGCCGCCAGGAAGTTGATGGCTACGCCGGAGACAATCTGGTTGCCGCGGTTGGTGATGGAAGCAAATCCGTGGATGAGCGCCAGGCCAATCGATACGGCGATGCCCGCCATGAGCCCAATCCAGGCGTTGCCAGTAATATAGGCGACCGCACCAGCTCCAAAGGCAGCGCCAAGCATCTTGCCTTCGAGGCCAATGTCGACGATCCCCGAACGTTCGGAATAAAGCCCTGCCAGGCAGGCAAGCAGCAGCGGCGTTGACAGGCGGACCGTGGAATCAAGTGTCAGGATCAACGTTTCAAACATGATCAAGCCTCCTGCGCCGTTTGGGCCCGGGAGGGCATAAAGATCCGGGTAATTGCTGGACGGAACATGTGCTCCAGCGCGCCGGCAAACAGGATCACCAGACCTTGAATGACAATGATCATGTCTCGGGTAATGTTGGGCATCTCAAAAGAGAGCTCCGCACCACCCTGGTACAGCATCCCGAACAGGATTGACGCCAGCAGAATCCCGACCGGATGAGCCCGGCCCATAAGCGCAACCGCGATCCCAACAAAGCCGTAACCGGTCACGAAATCGATCAACAGGCGATGCTGTGAGCCCATGATCTCGTTGATCGCCATCATGCCAGCAAGGCCGCCAGAGATCAGCATGGTCACCACTGTAATACGGACCGGTGAAATACCCGCATAGACTGCAGCTGAGGCGTTGGCGCCGAAGGATCGGATTTCAAACCCGAGCTTGGTCCGCCAAATTAACAGCCAGACCAGCACACAGGCTGCCAAAGCAACAAACAGCGCCAAATTTACCGGCGCAAAACCGAACCCGAAAGACGGGAATATATCGTTCAGGAACGGCAGGCGGCCGCCATCTTCAAAGGTCCGGGTTTCGTTCTGCATGGAGCCCGGCTTTTTCAGAAAGCCGTTGAGCAGATAGACCATCAGGGACGCAGCAATGAAGTTGAACATGATGGTGGTGATAACCACGTGGCTGCCACGCGTTGCTTGAAGCCAAGCCGGGATGAAGGCCCATGCCGCGCCCATCAACGCGGATCCGATGATGGCGAACGGCAATGTCACATACCATGGCACATAGTGGTCCAGAGCCAGACACGCGATGGCAACTCCAAGACCGCCCAGGTACGCCTGCCCTTCACCGCCAATGTTGAAGAGGCCTGCGTGAAACGCGACCGCCACCGCGAGCCCGGTGAAGATAAAGTTTGTCGCATAAAAGAGTGTGTATCCGAAGCCTTCCGTGTAACCGAGAGAGCCCCAGAGCAGCACTTTTACGGCATCGATCGGGTTTTCACCGATCAGGATCACCACAAGTCCGGATACCAGAAACGCGGCTGCGAGATTCAGAAACGGGATCAGGCCGTAATCGACCCACCGGGGTAGCTGGCCGCCACTCATTGGACGTCTCCTTCAACGGCGATCTTATTGTCCTCAATCCCGGCCATCAGCAAGCCAAGATCACTTTCCTCGGCATCCGCGCCACGTTCGCCCACGACCTTGCCGTCGAACATCACAAGCACCCTGTCGGAAAGGCCGCGGATTTCATCGAGTTCCACGGAAACCAAAAGGATGCCTTTTCCCGCATCACGCAGTTCAATGAGTCGCTTGTGAATGAATTCGATTGCGCCGATATCCACACCGCGGGTCGGCTGACCAACCAACAGGATGTTCGGGTCTCGTTCGATTTCCCGAGCCAGCACAACCTTCTGCTGGTTGCCACCTGAGAAGTTCGCGGTCTTGAGCATCGGATTGGGCGGCCGGATATCGTATTTCTCGATTTCATCGACCGCGTTTTTCTTGATCGCCGGCAAGTTCAGCAAAAGACCTTTTGAATAAGCTGGGTCACGGTGATAGCCGAGAATGGAATTCTCATACTCGGCGAAACTGTTGATCAGCCCCATACGGTGCCGGTCTTCCGGAACATGCCCCATGCTCTTTGCGCGCATATCGGCGGCGTCCGGTGCCCGGGTGGCCAGATCAATCGTCTCTCCGTTGATTTTCAAGGTGCCCCGGGTGGCCCGGCGGATGCCGGAAAGAGTTTCGAGAAGTTCCGACTGGCCATTGCCGGACACGCCCGCGATGCCGACGATTTCGCCTTCATGAACCTTGAAAGAAACATCCTTCACTACTTCGACGCCGCGGCTGTCTGTAACCGTGAGGTTTTCCACCTCGAGAACGGGCGCTTTGGGCTCGGCTGGTTTCTTGTCGACCCGCAACAACACGCTGCGCCCAACCATCAGCTCGGCCAGTTCCTCCATTGAGGTGTTCTTGG
This window of the Roseibium alexandrii DFL-11 genome carries:
- a CDS encoding ABC transporter ATP-binding protein — its product is MSDTPAIELRKINKSFGAVHANKDIDLVVKKGSIHGIIGENGAGKSTLMSILYGFYQADTGDILVNGNKVTITDSKAAIGMGIGMVHQHFMLVDNFTVLENVVLGAEDSALLAGGLNRARSELHRLETEYELRVDPEAITGELPVGLQQRVEILKALYRSAEVLILDEPTGVLTPAEADHLFKILEVLKNEGKTILLITHKLREIMAATDMVSVMRRGEMVATRETKNTSMEELAELMVGRSVLLRVDKKPAEPKAPVLEVENLTVTDSRGVEVVKDVSFKVHEGEIVGIAGVSGNGQSELLETLSGIRRATRGTLKINGETIDLATRAPDAADMRAKSMGHVPEDRHRMGLINSFAEYENSILGYHRDPAYSKGLLLNLPAIKKNAVDEIEKYDIRPPNPMLKTANFSGGNQQKVVLAREIERDPNILLVGQPTRGVDIGAIEFIHKRLIELRDAGKGILLVSVELDEIRGLSDRVLVMFDGKVVGERGADAEESDLGLLMAGIEDNKIAVEGDVQ